In Magnetospirillum sp. XM-1, a single window of DNA contains:
- a CDS encoding ABC transporter ATP-binding protein yields MSLLKVEKLSKEFGGVHAVEDLSFTVEAGHIHSIIGPNGAGKTTLFNLITGVYTPSSGRVLFQDRLVSGMKPYELAALGMSRTFQNLQIFFNMQAIENVMVGHHLHLDRRFLPSLLRLPKVTRRDRECRDYCAGLMEFVGLAKYIDADAASMPYGALKRLEIARALAAQPKMLLLDEPAAGLNATESREIDEVIKKVASSGITVVLVEHDMKMVMGISDQITALDYGRKLAEGTPAEVRANPEVVSAYLGTHG; encoded by the coding sequence ATGAGCCTTCTCAAGGTCGAAAAGCTCTCCAAGGAATTCGGCGGCGTGCATGCGGTCGAGGACCTGTCCTTCACGGTGGAGGCGGGGCACATCCACTCCATCATCGGCCCCAACGGCGCCGGCAAGACCACCCTGTTCAACCTGATCACCGGGGTCTACACCCCCAGTTCGGGCCGGGTGCTGTTCCAGGACCGTCTGGTGTCGGGCATGAAGCCCTATGAGCTGGCGGCTCTGGGCATGAGCCGCACGTTCCAGAACCTGCAGATCTTCTTCAACATGCAGGCCATCGAGAACGTGATGGTCGGCCATCACCTGCATCTGGACCGCCGGTTCCTGCCCTCGCTGCTGCGCCTGCCCAAGGTGACGCGCCGCGACCGCGAGTGCCGCGACTACTGCGCCGGGCTGATGGAGTTCGTCGGTCTGGCCAAGTACATCGACGCCGACGCCGCCTCCATGCCCTACGGGGCGCTGAAGCGGCTGGAAATCGCCCGGGCGCTGGCCGCCCAGCCCAAGATGCTGCTGCTCGACGAGCCGGCGGCGGGCCTGAACGCCACCGAAAGCCGCGAGATCGACGAGGTCATCAAGAAGGTGGCGTCGTCGGGCATTACCGTGGTCCTGGTGGAACACGACATGAAAATGGTGATGGGCATCTCCGACCAGATCACGGCTTTGGATTACGGACGCAAGTTGGCCGAGGGTACTCCGGCCGAAGTGCGCGCCAATCCGGAAGTGGTCAGCGCCTATCTCGGCACGCACGGGTGA
- a CDS encoding EAL domain-containing protein, with translation MGSGDASLVEKLKLQRDRFIAFAFAGADLLLELNDEDVVTYSAGAGEALYGISDAELLGRPLSDFIFTRDKDKFSDAIQRLRNSGRLDHTPLSMIGASGAVSRMRMAGIKLPQFPTGYHLVLSRISPLATSENDQSGQTADPRVRFVDMVRQRLNEANRLGEDYTLTMFDLSASKFGGTEPALLQSFFSTLHHTLEGCSVRQSSAGALNERAFGLVHDKGMSSGDVHEKVNEVFRQFSGKVKGASLKMHSASLDMDDSAMSEEDLGKALTFIINGFVRDSAKFAIKSLAEGAKVAVEDTLVRVRNFRKMIRSDKLTFFFQPMVNVSTGTVLAYEAFGRIAHDKGFFAPSQIIPFATDVGVIGEFDLMAVRKAVDAMKAGADISSLASVAVNVSGTSLGNPAFYHSLIKILEENKPVLARLVLEITDVARIYNLDEARRLLARIKRMGVRLSLDDFGSGGAAFDILKILPADYVKIDRDYIFDAREKRGRSVLRAMVSLTHELGMTAIGECIEDSTMLNILKDVGVEYAQGFFFAPPAVDAARKIKYYKDHIKVAETTAAE, from the coding sequence ATGGGAAGCGGGGATGCATCACTTGTTGAAAAGCTGAAGCTGCAGCGTGACCGCTTCATCGCCTTCGCGTTCGCCGGGGCCGACCTGCTGCTGGAACTGAACGACGAGGACGTCGTCACCTATTCCGCCGGGGCGGGCGAGGCGCTGTACGGCATTTCCGACGCGGAACTGCTGGGACGTCCGCTGTCCGACTTCATCTTCACCCGCGACAAGGACAAGTTCAGCGACGCCATCCAGCGCCTTCGGAACTCCGGCCGCCTGGATCATACGCCGCTGTCGATGATCGGCGCGTCGGGCGCGGTGTCGCGCATGCGCATGGCCGGCATCAAGCTGCCCCAGTTCCCCACCGGCTATCATCTGGTGCTGTCGCGCATCTCGCCGCTTGCCACCAGCGAGAACGACCAGTCCGGCCAGACCGCCGACCCCCGGGTGCGCTTCGTCGACATGGTGCGCCAGCGCCTGAACGAGGCCAACCGCCTGGGCGAGGACTACACGCTGACCATGTTCGACCTGTCGGCGTCCAAGTTCGGCGGCACCGAGCCGGCCCTGCTGCAGAGCTTCTTCTCCACCCTGCACCACACCCTGGAGGGCTGTTCGGTGCGCCAGTCCTCGGCCGGCGCGCTCAACGAGCGGGCCTTCGGCCTGGTCCACGACAAGGGCATGAGCTCGGGCGACGTCCACGAGAAGGTGAACGAGGTCTTCCGGCAGTTCAGCGGCAAGGTCAAGGGCGCCAGCCTCAAGATGCACAGCGCCTCGCTGGACATGGACGATTCCGCCATGTCCGAGGAGGACCTGGGCAAGGCGCTGACCTTCATCATCAACGGATTCGTCAGGGACAGCGCCAAGTTCGCCATCAAATCCCTGGCCGAGGGCGCCAAGGTGGCGGTGGAGGACACCCTGGTCCGGGTGCGCAACTTCCGCAAGATGATCCGCTCGGACAAGCTGACCTTCTTCTTCCAGCCCATGGTCAACGTGTCGACCGGCACGGTACTGGCCTACGAGGCGTTCGGCCGCATCGCCCATGACAAGGGGTTCTTCGCGCCGTCCCAGATCATCCCCTTCGCCACCGACGTGGGCGTCATCGGCGAGTTCGACCTGATGGCGGTGAGAAAGGCGGTGGACGCCATGAAGGCCGGGGCCGACATCTCGTCGCTGGCCTCCGTCGCCGTCAACGTGTCGGGCACCTCGCTGGGCAATCCCGCCTTCTACCACTCGCTGATCAAGATTCTGGAGGAGAACAAGCCGGTTCTCGCCCGCTTGGTGCTGGAAATCACCGACGTGGCCCGGATCTACAACCTGGACGAGGCCCGGCGGCTGCTGGCCCGCATCAAGCGCATGGGCGTGCGCCTGTCGCTGGACGATTTCGGCTCGGGCGGCGCGGCCTTCGACATCTTGAAGATCCTGCCCGCCGATTACGTCAAGATCGACCGCGACTACATCTTCGACGCGCGGGAAAAGCGCGGCCGCTCGGTGCTGCGCGCCATGGTCAGCCTGACCCACGAACTGGGCATGACCGCCATCGGCGAATGCATCGAGGACAGCACCATGCTGAACATCCTCAAGGACGTGGGCGTCGAATACGCCCAGGGCTTCTTCTTCGCGCCGCCCGCCGTGGATGCGGCGCGCAAGATCAAGTACTACAAGGACCATATCAAGGTGGCCGAAACGACCGCCGCCGAATAG
- the padG gene encoding NADH-dependent phenylglyoxylate dehydrogenase subunit alpha: MNKVSTGKVIVCDGNEAAAWGACLSRPDMVAVYPITPQSSLVEYLAQFIADGRMDADLMDVEGEHTVLSVLHGAVLAGARTYSATSAQGLAFMFEPYFRTPGLRLPMVVSLVTRDAVSPTCVWGGQQDAMTVKEVGWIHMYCETQQEILDTIPIAYKVAEHPDVMLPVNVNHDGNYLSYGVARVELPEQSVVDAFLGEKQVNWHACLDPERPMAVDPLTGGAGGIGPSMFVKYRKGLCSGMQTALQVIEDAHADWGRRTGRYWSPLIEEYRMEDAEVALVTIGSMTGAAKDAVDEARLDGKKVGLVKIKTFRPFPAARIAQALSKVKAIGVVDRSVNFGWNCGPAFQEVLAALYAHQTARIPMMSFIGGLAGADITVEHFASVVRRTFRLAGGEAAAGPVWLNEND, translated from the coding sequence ATGAACAAGGTTTCGACCGGCAAGGTCATCGTCTGTGACGGCAACGAGGCGGCGGCCTGGGGCGCCTGCCTGTCGCGTCCCGACATGGTCGCCGTCTACCCCATCACGCCGCAAAGCTCGCTGGTGGAGTATCTGGCCCAGTTCATCGCCGACGGCCGCATGGACGCCGATCTGATGGACGTGGAGGGCGAGCATACCGTGCTTTCCGTGCTGCACGGCGCGGTGCTGGCCGGGGCCCGGACCTATTCCGCCACATCGGCGCAAGGCCTGGCCTTCATGTTCGAGCCCTATTTCCGCACCCCGGGCCTGCGCCTGCCCATGGTGGTGTCCCTGGTCACCCGCGACGCGGTGTCGCCCACCTGCGTGTGGGGCGGCCAGCAGGACGCCATGACGGTGAAGGAAGTGGGCTGGATCCACATGTACTGCGAGACCCAGCAGGAAATCCTCGACACCATCCCCATCGCCTACAAGGTGGCGGAGCATCCCGACGTGATGCTGCCCGTCAACGTCAACCATGACGGCAATTACCTGTCCTATGGCGTGGCGCGGGTGGAATTGCCCGAGCAATCGGTGGTCGACGCCTTCCTGGGCGAGAAGCAGGTCAACTGGCATGCCTGCCTCGACCCCGAGCGCCCCATGGCGGTGGACCCGCTGACGGGCGGCGCCGGCGGTATCGGGCCAAGCATGTTCGTCAAGTACCGCAAGGGTCTGTGCTCGGGCATGCAGACCGCGCTGCAGGTGATCGAGGACGCCCACGCCGATTGGGGCAGGCGCACCGGGCGCTACTGGTCGCCCCTGATCGAGGAATACCGCATGGAGGACGCCGAGGTGGCGCTGGTCACCATCGGCTCCATGACGGGCGCCGCCAAGGACGCGGTGGACGAGGCGCGCCTCGACGGCAAGAAGGTCGGTCTGGTCAAGATCAAGACCTTCCGCCCGTTCCCCGCCGCCCGCATCGCCCAGGCGCTGTCCAAGGTCAAGGCCATCGGCGTGGTCGACCGCTCGGTCAATTTTGGCTGGAACTGCGGCCCGGCCTTCCAGGAGGTGCTGGCGGCGCTCTACGCCCACCAGACCGCCCGCATCCCCATGATGAGCTTCATCGGCGGACTGGCCGGGGCCGACATCACCGTCGAGCATTTCGCGAGCGTGGTGCGGCGTACCTTCCGTCTGGCCGGGGGCGAAGCCGCCGCCGGTCCCGTGTGGCTGAACGAGAACGATTGA
- a CDS encoding branched-chain amino acid ABC transporter permease, which produces MNLMTARTGGLAALAIIITVAPVGFSNSYFYDVAVNAMFNAIVCVGLNLLIGYAGQISLGHAGFFALGAYGSGILTEKYGMPAIGALTLSAAVVGVLAFAVARPILKLKGHYLAMATLGIGIIIHIVLKTESGITGGPDGMSLGNFKMLGFTIKGDQMWYWVVGFLLVLAVWLSLNLIESPVGRALRAVHGSEVGAEVVGVDTSSYKVLVFVVSAVFASVVGSLFAHKNGFITPDIGSFFHSVELVTMVVLGGMASIYGALIGAVILTLLPQVLAAVEQYEAMILGAIMMGTMIFMPKGLLPSLLVSLKRRGGGK; this is translated from the coding sequence ATGAATCTCATGACAGCACGAACCGGCGGGCTGGCGGCCCTGGCGATCATCATCACCGTCGCTCCCGTCGGCTTCTCCAACAGCTATTTCTACGACGTCGCCGTCAACGCCATGTTCAACGCCATCGTCTGCGTCGGGCTGAACCTGCTGATCGGCTATGCCGGCCAGATCAGCCTGGGCCACGCGGGCTTCTTCGCGCTGGGCGCCTATGGCAGCGGCATCCTGACCGAGAAGTACGGCATGCCGGCCATCGGCGCGCTGACCCTGTCGGCGGCGGTGGTGGGCGTCCTGGCCTTCGCGGTGGCGCGGCCCATCCTCAAGCTCAAGGGCCATTACCTGGCCATGGCGACGCTGGGCATCGGCATCATCATCCACATCGTCTTGAAGACCGAATCCGGCATCACCGGCGGTCCCGACGGCATGAGCCTGGGCAATTTCAAGATGCTGGGCTTCACCATCAAGGGCGACCAGATGTGGTACTGGGTGGTCGGCTTCCTGCTGGTGCTGGCGGTGTGGCTGTCGCTCAACCTGATCGAATCGCCGGTGGGCCGCGCGCTTAGGGCGGTGCATGGCTCGGAGGTGGGGGCCGAGGTGGTCGGCGTCGACACCTCCAGCTACAAGGTCCTGGTCTTCGTGGTCTCGGCGGTGTTCGCCTCGGTGGTCGGCTCGCTGTTCGCCCACAAGAACGGCTTCATCACGCCGGACATCGGCAGCTTCTTCCACTCGGTGGAACTGGTGACCATGGTGGTGCTGGGCGGCATGGCCTCCATCTACGGCGCGCTGATCGGCGCGGTGATCCTGACCCTGCTGCCCCAGGTGCTGGCGGCGGTGGAGCAGTACGAAGCCATGATCCTGGGCGCCATCATGATGGGCACCATGATCTTCATGCCCAAGGGCCTGCTGCCCAGCCTGCTGGTCAGCCTCAAGCGCCGGGGAGGCGGGAAATGA
- a CDS encoding ABC transporter ATP-binding protein, with amino-acid sequence MLLEISNLTSHYGRIQALKGIDVQVAEGELVALVGANGAGKTTMLRCISGVQPVSGGTIKFAGQDITRMAPEKRVGLGICQSPEGRQVFGPMSVEDNLRLGAYRRHGPDVKADMDRMYEMFPILHKKRDLPAGTLSGGQQQMLAIARALMANPRVLLLDEPSMGLAPLLVAEIFRTIQALKDQGTTIFLVEQNAYAALAIADRGYVLETGSVVLTDQGSRLLNDDKVKEAYLGL; translated from the coding sequence ATGCTGCTCGAAATCTCCAATCTCACCAGCCATTACGGCCGCATCCAGGCGCTCAAGGGCATCGACGTCCAGGTGGCCGAGGGCGAGCTGGTCGCCCTGGTGGGCGCCAACGGCGCCGGCAAGACCACCATGCTGCGTTGCATCTCGGGCGTCCAGCCGGTGAGCGGCGGAACCATCAAGTTCGCCGGCCAGGACATCACCAGGATGGCCCCGGAAAAGCGGGTGGGCCTCGGCATCTGTCAGTCGCCCGAAGGCCGCCAGGTGTTCGGTCCCATGTCGGTGGAGGACAATCTGCGCCTGGGGGCCTATCGCCGCCACGGTCCGGACGTCAAGGCCGACATGGACCGCATGTACGAGATGTTTCCCATCCTGCACAAGAAGCGGGACCTGCCGGCCGGCACCTTGTCGGGCGGCCAGCAGCAGATGCTGGCTATCGCCCGGGCGCTGATGGCCAATCCCCGCGTGCTGCTGCTCGACGAGCCCAGCATGGGTCTGGCGCCGCTTCTGGTGGCGGAAATCTTCCGCACCATCCAGGCGCTGAAGGATCAGGGAACCACCATCTTCTTGGTGGAGCAGAACGCCTATGCCGCGCTGGCCATCGCCGATCGCGGCTATGTGCTGGAGACCGGCTCCGTGGTCCTGACCGACCAGGGTTCGCGTCTGCTCAATGACGACAAGGTGAAGGAAGCCTATCTGGGGCTGTGA
- the padF gene encoding NADH-dependent phenylglyoxylate dehydrogenase subunit delta: MSLRNVPDNMCPIATEYTTMLTGDWRALRPVVDRDRCVKCATCWLYCPVQCVVEKAAWFDFNYDYCKGCGICAEECPHRAIKMVEEAEG, translated from the coding sequence ATGAGCCTCCGCAACGTTCCCGACAACATGTGTCCCATCGCCACCGAGTACACCACCATGCTCACCGGCGACTGGCGGGCGCTGCGTCCGGTGGTCGACCGCGACCGCTGCGTCAAGTGCGCCACCTGCTGGCTGTATTGCCCGGTGCAGTGCGTGGTCGAGAAGGCGGCGTGGTTCGACTTCAACTACGACTACTGCAAGGGCTGCGGCATCTGCGCCGAGGAATGCCCGCATCGCGCCATCAAGATGGTTGAAGAGGCGGAGGGCTGA
- the padH gene encoding NADH-dependent phenylglyoxylate dehydrogenase subunit epsilon produces the protein MMPEAKYLLVGSSHAALEALRAIRLVDPDGTMAMLTRDGRLPYSPTILPYVVSGRSAPERVLLRDPAFFAANNCTYVPNARVVSLDPKTKAVSLESGEVWRYQTLLIATGAAPAIPPVKGLDSVRYHVLRTLADAEGLRSAMGAAKSAVVLGAGLVGLHAAENLAEAGLKVTVVEMQDHVLPGYFDAKASTRIEEAFTKHGVNLLLGRRVTEVAPGKVTVDDGGVLDADLLLVATGVRPVTDWLEGSGVTVDKGVLVDEAMRTNIDGVWAAGDVAQATDFASGKPALIGIIPTAVEQGKIAGQGMAGDSYRKDYAGGLPVNTYRFFGRVALSIGRAAATEGVEAVETDGSAYRRLVLEDNRLVGYASVDEPFDVGIMGELIRRRVDLSACKDAFLARPVETGRRLMSEQWR, from the coding sequence ATGATGCCCGAGGCCAAATACCTTCTCGTCGGCTCCAGCCATGCGGCGCTGGAAGCCTTGCGCGCCATCCGTCTGGTCGATCCCGACGGCACCATGGCCATGCTGACCCGTGACGGGCGGCTGCCCTACTCGCCGACCATCCTGCCCTATGTGGTGTCGGGACGCTCGGCCCCGGAACGGGTGCTGCTGCGCGATCCGGCGTTCTTCGCCGCCAACAACTGCACCTATGTGCCCAACGCGCGTGTGGTGTCGCTCGACCCCAAGACCAAGGCGGTCAGCCTGGAGAGCGGCGAGGTCTGGCGCTACCAGACCCTGCTGATCGCCACCGGCGCGGCGCCGGCCATTCCCCCGGTCAAGGGGCTGGACAGCGTGCGCTATCACGTGCTGCGCACCCTGGCCGACGCCGAGGGCTTGCGCTCGGCCATGGGCGCGGCCAAGTCGGCCGTGGTGCTGGGCGCCGGCCTGGTGGGCCTGCACGCCGCCGAGAACCTGGCCGAAGCCGGCCTCAAGGTGACGGTGGTGGAGATGCAGGACCACGTCCTGCCCGGCTATTTCGACGCCAAGGCCAGCACGCGGATCGAGGAGGCCTTCACCAAGCACGGCGTCAACCTGCTGCTGGGCCGTAGGGTCACCGAGGTGGCTCCGGGCAAGGTGACGGTGGACGACGGCGGCGTGCTCGACGCCGACCTGCTGCTGGTCGCCACCGGCGTGCGCCCCGTGACCGACTGGCTGGAAGGCTCGGGCGTCACGGTGGACAAGGGCGTCCTGGTGGACGAGGCCATGCGCACCAACATCGACGGCGTGTGGGCGGCGGGCGACGTGGCCCAGGCCACCGACTTCGCCAGCGGTAAGCCGGCCCTGATCGGCATCATTCCCACGGCGGTGGAGCAGGGCAAGATCGCCGGCCAGGGTATGGCCGGGGATTCCTACCGCAAGGATTACGCCGGCGGATTGCCGGTCAACACCTACCGCTTCTTCGGCCGGGTGGCGCTGTCCATCGGCCGGGCCGCCGCCACCGAAGGCGTCGAGGCGGTGGAAACCGATGGAAGCGCCTATCGCCGCCTGGTCCTCGAGGACAACCGGCTGGTGGGCTATGCCAGCGTGGACGAGCCCTTCGATGTCGGCATCATGGGTGAACTGATCCGCCGCCGGGTGGATCTGAGCGCGTGCAAGGACGCCTTCCTGGCCCGGCCGGTGGAAACCGGACGGCGCCTGATGAGCGAGCAGTGGAGGTAA
- a CDS encoding ABC transporter substrate-binding protein: MRNLMKWGATAVVVAGCSTFAGLAQAADPIKIGSILSVTGPASFLGEPEKKTLEMYVERINKEGGVMGRKIELVVYDDGGAGEKASTFTKRLIESDKVDLLIGGSTTATTMAAVPLAERNEIPFISLAGAVVIVEPVKKWVFKTPHTDKMAAEKVFSDMKKRGITKIGMISEDAGFGKSGHDQSLAVVKNYGIEVVADEIYSPKDPDVTAQLTKIKNAPGVQAVFNFGFGQGPAIVTKNFKQLGIALPLYQSHGVASKDFIKLAGDAAEGIRLPAAGQVVPDQLPASDPQKPVVTAFKKDYEAAFKSDVSTFAGHAYDGLQIALAAINRAKSTDKAKVRDEIEKTSGYVGTGGLVSMSPTDHMGLSPSAFHMLEIRKGDWVLID; encoded by the coding sequence ATGCGTAACCTCATGAAATGGGGCGCGACGGCCGTCGTCGTCGCCGGTTGCTCCACCTTCGCCGGTCTGGCTCAGGCCGCCGATCCCATCAAGATCGGCTCCATCCTGTCGGTCACCGGTCCGGCCTCCTTCCTGGGCGAGCCCGAGAAGAAGACGCTGGAAATGTACGTCGAGCGCATCAACAAGGAAGGCGGCGTCATGGGCCGCAAGATCGAGCTGGTCGTCTATGACGACGGCGGCGCCGGCGAGAAGGCCTCCACCTTCACCAAGCGTCTGATCGAAAGCGACAAGGTCGACCTGCTGATCGGCGGCTCCACCACCGCTACCACCATGGCGGCCGTGCCGCTGGCCGAGCGCAACGAGATTCCGTTCATCTCGCTGGCCGGCGCCGTGGTTATCGTCGAGCCGGTGAAGAAGTGGGTGTTCAAGACTCCCCACACCGACAAGATGGCCGCCGAGAAGGTGTTCTCGGACATGAAGAAGCGCGGCATCACCAAGATCGGCATGATCTCCGAGGATGCGGGCTTCGGCAAGTCGGGCCACGACCAGTCGCTGGCCGTGGTGAAGAACTATGGCATCGAAGTGGTCGCCGACGAGATCTACTCGCCGAAGGACCCCGACGTCACCGCTCAGCTCACCAAGATCAAGAATGCCCCCGGCGTCCAGGCGGTGTTCAACTTCGGCTTCGGCCAGGGTCCGGCGATCGTGACCAAGAACTTCAAGCAGCTGGGCATCGCCCTCCCGCTGTATCAGTCGCACGGCGTCGCCTCCAAGGACTTCATCAAGCTCGCCGGCGACGCGGCCGAGGGCATCCGCCTGCCGGCTGCCGGCCAGGTGGTCCCCGACCAGCTGCCCGCCTCCGACCCGCAGAAGCCGGTGGTGACCGCCTTCAAGAAGGATTACGAGGCCGCCTTCAAGTCGGATGTCTCGACCTTCGCCGGTCACGCCTATGACGGTCTGCAGATCGCGCTGGCCGCCATCAACCGCGCCAAGTCCACCGACAAGGCGAAGGTCCGCGACGAGATCGAGAAGACCTCGGGCTATGTGGGCACCGGCGGCTTGGTTTCCATGAGCCCCACCGACCACATGGGCCTGTCCCCGTCGGCTTTCCACATGCTGGAAATCCGCAAGGGCGATTGGGTCCTGATCGACTGA
- the padE gene encoding NADH-dependent phenylglyoxylate dehydrogenase subunit gamma translates to MHEVRLHGRGGQGAVLASAILAAALVEEGRHVMAIPAFGFERRGAPVVAFLRLSDTEIRRVTNIYTPNIVVVIDPTVARAVDVFAGMPKGGTLIMATSKPPGDIEVPSMVNRVATCNAIHIAMDIFKRQITNTIMLGAFAKATGLVSVESLEKALEEAHFRDAGLKQNIEAVRRGYAETVVLDLGKEKAA, encoded by the coding sequence ATGCATGAAGTGCGCCTTCATGGCCGTGGCGGACAGGGTGCCGTCTTGGCTTCCGCCATTCTTGCCGCCGCTCTGGTGGAGGAAGGCCGACACGTCATGGCCATTCCCGCCTTCGGCTTCGAACGCCGCGGCGCGCCGGTCGTGGCGTTCCTCCGGCTGTCCGATACGGAGATCCGCCGTGTCACGAACATCTACACTCCCAACATCGTGGTGGTGATCGATCCCACGGTGGCCCGGGCGGTGGACGTGTTCGCCGGCATGCCCAAGGGCGGAACCCTGATCATGGCGACCTCCAAGCCGCCGGGCGACATCGAGGTGCCTTCCATGGTCAACCGGGTGGCGACCTGCAACGCCATCCATATCGCCATGGACATCTTCAAGCGCCAGATCACCAACACCATCATGCTGGGCGCCTTCGCCAAGGCCACCGGGCTGGTGAGCGTGGAATCCCTGGAGAAGGCGCTGGAAGAGGCCCATTTCCGCGATGCCGGCCTCAAGCAGAATATCGAGGCGGTGCGGCGCGGCTACGCCGAAACCGTTGTGCTGGACCTCGGCAAGGAGAAGGCGGCATGA
- a CDS encoding branched-chain amino acid ABC transporter permease: MFAAFLQYLFSGLTSGAIYALAGLGFAIIYNASHVINFAQGEFIMIGGMATATMVAAGVPIYLAIPLAMAASMLVGVAMEKFAVEPARNADVVTIIIITIGASIFLRGAAQIIWDKEFHSLPAFSGETPIAVLGATLMPQSLWVFGISAVAIAGLWYFFNRTMFGKAMLGTSHNRLAAQLVGVAVKKVLLASFALSALLGAVGGIVVTPITFTNYEAGIMLGLKGFSAAVLGGLGNGTGAIVGGLIVGIAEAMASGYLSSAYKDAIAFIIILFVLFFMPSGLFGKRGTDRV; the protein is encoded by the coding sequence ATGTTCGCCGCATTCCTGCAGTATCTGTTCTCCGGGCTGACCTCGGGCGCCATCTACGCGCTGGCCGGTCTCGGTTTCGCCATCATCTACAACGCCAGCCACGTGATCAATTTCGCCCAGGGCGAGTTCATCATGATCGGCGGCATGGCAACGGCCACCATGGTGGCGGCCGGCGTGCCCATCTACCTGGCCATTCCCCTGGCCATGGCCGCCTCCATGCTGGTGGGCGTCGCCATGGAGAAGTTCGCGGTCGAACCGGCGCGCAACGCCGACGTGGTCACCATCATCATCATCACCATCGGCGCCTCGATCTTCCTGCGCGGCGCCGCCCAGATCATCTGGGACAAGGAATTCCACTCCCTGCCGGCCTTCTCGGGCGAGACGCCCATCGCCGTGCTGGGCGCCACCCTGATGCCTCAGAGCCTGTGGGTGTTCGGCATCTCGGCGGTGGCCATCGCGGGGTTGTGGTACTTCTTCAACCGCACCATGTTCGGCAAGGCCATGCTGGGCACCTCGCACAACCGCCTGGCCGCCCAGTTGGTGGGCGTGGCGGTGAAGAAGGTGCTGCTGGCCAGCTTCGCCCTCTCGGCCCTCTTGGGCGCGGTGGGCGGCATCGTGGTCACCCCCATCACCTTCACCAATTACGAGGCGGGGATCATGCTGGGGCTCAAGGGCTTCTCGGCGGCGGTCCTCGGCGGACTGGGCAACGGCACCGGCGCCATCGTCGGCGGCCTGATCGTCGGCATCGCCGAAGCCATGGCGTCAGGCTACCTGTCGTCAGCCTACAAGGACGCCATCGCCTTCATCATCATTCTCTTCGTTCTGTTCTTCATGCCCAGCGGCTTGTTCGGCAAGCGCGGCACGGATCGGGTCTGA